A stretch of Methanosphaerula palustris E1-9c DNA encodes these proteins:
- a CDS encoding FHA domain-containing protein, with translation MNEDRGLVAVDRTEGTETCIVSIDTDFYEDLSQYLEVLSNSTRLRILKLIEKTPKDRRQIAAEINTSYDNTKKHLDKLVNVGLVKKEAGVGQQTSKGVHPVWEYSVVSGGLEQVIRNLGVFSTAGIQKNPDLSSRLADVRGQIADEFTGDHLYLVLLTGVDEGRVTIMEDEQLCIGRADVEVETVPGSLILPDWYRTVTRISKPHVRILMEPIGYMVEDCDSTAGTMLNGQPLTPHQRMVLHDGDLLDLANDPYGARFVVMLPKKRGADPAG, from the coding sequence GTGAACGAAGATAGAGGACTGGTGGCTGTGGACAGGACTGAAGGTACTGAGACTTGTATCGTCTCGATCGATACCGACTTTTATGAGGATCTATCGCAGTATCTTGAGGTGCTCTCCAACAGCACACGATTGCGGATTCTAAAACTGATCGAGAAGACACCAAAGGATCGTCGCCAGATAGCAGCCGAGATCAATACCAGTTATGACAATACCAAGAAGCACCTCGATAAACTGGTGAATGTAGGTCTTGTCAAGAAGGAGGCCGGCGTAGGTCAGCAGACATCTAAAGGGGTACACCCGGTCTGGGAATATTCGGTGGTCTCCGGGGGTCTCGAACAGGTGATCCGAAATCTGGGGGTCTTCAGCACCGCGGGAATTCAGAAGAACCCCGACCTCTCCAGTCGGCTGGCCGATGTGCGGGGTCAGATAGCCGATGAGTTCACCGGCGACCATCTGTATCTGGTTTTGCTGACAGGAGTGGACGAGGGGAGGGTCACTATCATGGAAGATGAACAACTCTGTATCGGCAGGGCAGACGTTGAAGTTGAAACAGTCCCAGGATCCCTTATCCTCCCAGATTGGTATAGAACGGTCACCCGCATCTCCAAACCCCATGTACGGATCCTCATGGAGCCCATCGGATACATGGTAGAGGACTGCGATTCCACCGCAGGAACCATGTTGAACGGTCAGCCACTGACCCCGCACCAGCGGATGGTACTCCATGACGGGGACCTGCTGGACCTTGCAAATGATCCCTATGGTGCACGGTTTGTCGTGATGTTACCAAAGAAGAGAGGGGCGGATCCTGCTGGATGA
- a CDS encoding DUF3821 domain-containing protein: protein MNHRHSLVCLIAGLILCMMLVGAAGAGTPVKIMPLGDSLTQGSNLTPDQASHPTYRYWLWNGLVSAGYQIDYVGSARSNFTYQFDQDHEGHAGYTTDMILNGNRSDSASGNLTTWLSSYSPDIVLLSLGSEDQVAGVPLNQTLQNVALIVNQLRTRNPSVKILVGTVPPSTVYRQSVQTINDGLAVVAAAQNTSSSPVTLVDLTTGYDGTTDNQAGSILPNESGERKIAQRWYNALVPLLPSSTLAPTPVTTIETQVTVTTSSGNPAVIPFAGATIYAGEQSLNISATGVAAGTTLGWFKPGVRPSNITPDDSLVVDNPISFTVPAGTKNGIWYDMTRMVPAFTVRDPSVGVRVIDLQRNVDITGQTINASTPVGFILDTNLESFTQRGASAQVTIRVQNPAGQIYRGLIDDHGMVNWLNNISVTTNPFSVKGAGSYGSLWNTGDLNYTAGQYQIWAETNVNNIKESYLQSDGSYSLGMAVSVPVILTIGTNGVNLTNTTSPAGNLSGTITQNMSMVNGAATHVAVNNSSAQQENTSSGPLYLTYTIVAIAIILLIVGLTRPRKPNRRRGGNNRDL from the coding sequence ATGAACCACAGACACTCTCTTGTATGTCTCATTGCAGGGTTGATCCTCTGCATGATGCTCGTAGGGGCGGCAGGTGCAGGTACGCCTGTAAAGATCATGCCGCTCGGTGATTCGTTGACGCAGGGGTCAAATCTGACCCCAGACCAGGCATCTCATCCGACCTATCGGTACTGGCTCTGGAACGGGCTGGTCTCTGCAGGTTATCAGATCGATTATGTCGGAAGTGCCCGTTCAAACTTTACCTATCAGTTTGACCAGGATCATGAGGGACATGCCGGGTATACCACTGATATGATTTTGAACGGGAACCGTTCTGACTCGGCGAGTGGAAACCTGACCACCTGGCTCTCGTCATACTCACCTGATATCGTCCTGCTCTCACTCGGTAGTGAAGATCAGGTGGCAGGGGTTCCGCTGAACCAGACCCTGCAGAATGTTGCCCTGATCGTCAACCAGCTCAGGACCCGGAACCCGTCGGTTAAGATTCTGGTCGGCACTGTTCCACCATCGACCGTGTACCGTCAGAGTGTCCAGACGATCAATGATGGTCTTGCTGTAGTGGCCGCTGCCCAGAATACATCCAGCTCTCCGGTTACGCTGGTGGATCTCACGACCGGGTACGATGGTACCACCGATAATCAGGCGGGCAGTATCCTGCCCAATGAGAGTGGCGAGCGGAAGATAGCACAGCGCTGGTATAATGCCCTGGTTCCCCTCTTACCCTCCTCTACCCTGGCTCCTACGCCCGTTACAACGATCGAAACCCAGGTTACTGTGACCACTTCATCCGGGAACCCGGCGGTGATCCCCTTTGCAGGTGCTACCATTTATGCCGGTGAGCAGAGCCTGAACATATCAGCTACCGGTGTTGCCGCAGGAACCACCCTCGGGTGGTTTAAGCCCGGAGTCCGTCCGTCCAACATCACTCCAGACGATTCGCTAGTCGTCGACAACCCGATCAGTTTCACGGTGCCGGCTGGTACAAAGAACGGCATCTGGTATGATATGACCCGGATGGTTCCGGCCTTTACAGTCAGGGATCCGTCAGTGGGGGTCAGGGTCATCGATCTCCAGCGCAATGTCGATATCACCGGGCAGACGATCAACGCTTCGACCCCGGTCGGGTTCATCCTGGATACAAATCTAGAATCCTTCACGCAGCGAGGAGCTTCTGCGCAGGTGACGATCCGTGTGCAAAATCCTGCCGGGCAGATCTATCGGGGTTTGATCGACGACCACGGCATGGTGAACTGGCTGAACAATATTAGCGTCACCACCAACCCCTTCTCGGTGAAGGGGGCAGGTTCCTATGGGTCCCTCTGGAACACCGGGGATCTGAATTATACAGCCGGTCAGTACCAGATCTGGGCAGAGACGAACGTGAACAACATCAAGGAGAGTTATCTGCAGAGTGATGGCAGTTATTCACTTGGTATGGCGGTATCGGTGCCGGTCATCCTGACCATCGGGACCAACGGGGTGAATCTCACCAATACAACATCTCCTGCCGGGAACCTCTCTGGAACGATAACACAGAACATGAGCATGGTGAACGGGGCCGCTACGCATGTAGCAGTCAATAATTCCTCGGCCCAGCAGGAGAACACCTCCTCTGGACCGTTATACCTGACCTATACCATCGTTGCGATTGCGATCATCCTGCTGATCGTCGGCCTCACCCGCCCACGCAAGCCCAACCGCCGGCGTGGTGGCAACAACAGGGATCTCTGA
- a CDS encoding DUF5591 domain-containing protein yields the protein MRLEAPARFSEDDHLTAPPFYFPVFEEAYRFIIDQYQVEPKPIGIFIPCAVKKPYSTSPSHRLFHKVIDNTLDQSEYHVVIFGTCGTVPAELELMYPYAHYHYMLGKVTDPKVKEDFLRIETRRIAGYLKKTEHTYTKRIAYCIGIFREAMVQAVEESGVELDLLLPSNPMITRMYDIDCPFPEGSLSMEEYVEEFRQGLWQMRSR from the coding sequence ATGAGACTAGAGGCCCCTGCCCGTTTCAGCGAGGATGACCATCTGACCGCCCCGCCCTTCTACTTCCCGGTCTTTGAGGAGGCGTACCGGTTCATCATCGATCAGTACCAGGTCGAGCCAAAACCGATCGGGATCTTCATTCCCTGTGCCGTGAAGAAGCCGTACAGCACAAGCCCGAGCCATCGGCTCTTTCATAAGGTGATCGATAACACCCTCGATCAGAGCGAATACCATGTGGTGATCTTCGGTACCTGCGGGACCGTGCCGGCCGAACTTGAACTGATGTACCCCTATGCCCATTATCACTATATGCTCGGTAAAGTCACCGATCCAAAGGTCAAGGAAGACTTTCTCAGGATAGAGACACGAAGGATCGCCGGTTATCTGAAGAAGACCGAGCATACGTATACGAAGAGGATCGCATACTGTATCGGTATCTTCCGTGAGGCCATGGTCCAGGCGGTGGAGGAGAGCGGCGTAGAACTCGACCTTCTCCTCCCTTCGAACCCGATGATCACCAGGATGTATGATATCGACTGTCCGTTCCCGGAAGGATCCCTCTCGATGGAGGAGTATGTTGAGGAGTTTCGGCAAGGGCTTTGGCAGATGCGTTCCAGATAG
- a CDS encoding pyruvoyl-dependent arginine decarboxylase: MVVPTKIFFTKGVGVHKDRLASFELALRKAGIERCNLVYVSSIFPPYCTEIPCGEGLEMLQAGEIVYCVMARNETNEPNRLVSAAIGLALPKDADEYGYLSEHHAFGESAAISGEYAEDLAATMLATTLGIEFDPNRAWQEREQIYKASGKIIETKQICQTAQGEKNGLWTTVIAVAVFQ; encoded by the coding sequence ATGGTTGTTCCAACAAAGATCTTCTTCACCAAAGGGGTGGGGGTGCACAAAGATCGACTTGCGTCCTTTGAACTGGCCCTCCGGAAGGCCGGGATCGAGCGGTGTAATCTGGTCTATGTCTCGAGTATCTTCCCACCGTACTGTACGGAGATCCCCTGTGGAGAAGGGCTTGAAATGCTGCAGGCAGGTGAAATCGTCTACTGCGTGATGGCCAGGAACGAGACCAACGAGCCGAATAGACTGGTCTCTGCCGCGATCGGTCTGGCTCTCCCCAAGGACGCCGACGAATACGGGTACCTCTCCGAACATCATGCCTTCGGAGAGTCTGCAGCGATCTCCGGGGAATATGCCGAGGATCTGGCTGCAACGATGCTGGCCACCACCCTTGGGATCGAGTTCGATCCAAACCGGGCCTGGCAGGAGCGGGAACAGATCTATAAAGCGTCCGGCAAGATCATCGAGACCAAACAGATCTGCCAGACCGCTCAGGGTGAGAAGAACGGGCTCTGGACAACCGTCATCGCAGTCGCAGTTTTTCAGTGA
- a CDS encoding AIR synthase-related protein produces the protein MDVEEFVRRRVDQGLDRAAITAALQRHIMEIKGVDQPYAEAFAKAVVTEVEQTCGLQGDLFTFAPAGVTMGEFGVGSRGSGDFFAHRQLARIIGSTSASVGVDEMDDAGAVTADGKYIICTVDGMHSRLSDFPFLAGFHVTRATLRDVYVMGARPVALFSDIHVADDGDVAKIFDYTAGITSVGEAMDVPLVTGSTLRIGGDMVLGSRMTGCVGAVGVAEHLTARKATAPGDLLLMTEGAGGGTIATAALYSGFPEVVEETINLNFLQASEAMIRSPVLQSVHAMTDVTNGGLRGDVYEIAETAGCRIVVDGDKTKDLVEPHVRGMLDALQIDYLGVSLDALLIIAPPEAAPEISRVIRNAGVRIAEIGHVEKGPASSVLMIDGKEHGFDPMFRESAYTPLKKVVDRPGRDVEEMQEAVRQAATAAMEKKERVLGRLLKPSAP, from the coding sequence ATGGATGTTGAAGAATTTGTCAGACGCAGAGTAGATCAGGGTCTTGATAGAGCAGCAATCACTGCTGCTCTTCAGCGTCATATCATGGAGATCAAAGGGGTGGACCAGCCCTATGCAGAAGCCTTTGCAAAAGCCGTCGTGACCGAAGTGGAGCAGACCTGCGGCCTTCAGGGCGATCTCTTCACCTTCGCCCCTGCCGGCGTCACCATGGGAGAGTTCGGTGTCGGGTCGCGGGGGTCAGGCGACTTCTTTGCACATAGACAGCTGGCGCGGATCATCGGCAGTACCTCGGCATCGGTCGGTGTCGACGAGATGGACGACGCCGGGGCGGTCACGGCCGATGGAAAGTATATCATCTGCACCGTCGATGGCATGCACTCGCGCCTTTCTGACTTTCCGTTCCTGGCCGGGTTTCACGTGACCAGGGCCACACTTCGGGATGTCTACGTGATGGGGGCCCGACCGGTCGCCCTCTTCTCAGACATCCATGTGGCCGATGACGGGGATGTGGCAAAGATCTTCGACTACACCGCAGGCATCACCTCGGTCGGTGAAGCGATGGACGTTCCGCTGGTCACCGGTTCGACGCTCCGGATTGGGGGTGACATGGTCCTCGGATCCAGGATGACCGGTTGCGTCGGCGCTGTCGGGGTCGCTGAACACCTGACCGCACGAAAGGCGACGGCACCAGGGGATCTGCTGTTGATGACCGAAGGAGCGGGTGGAGGTACGATCGCCACCGCCGCCCTCTATTCCGGCTTCCCCGAGGTGGTCGAGGAGACGATCAACCTCAACTTCCTGCAGGCTTCGGAGGCCATGATCAGATCCCCGGTCCTGCAGAGTGTGCACGCGATGACCGATGTCACCAATGGCGGACTCCGTGGGGATGTCTACGAGATTGCAGAGACCGCCGGTTGCCGGATCGTCGTCGACGGAGATAAAACCAAAGATCTGGTCGAACCGCATGTCAGGGGGATGCTCGATGCACTCCAGATCGACTACCTCGGTGTCTCCCTCGATGCACTGCTGATCATCGCCCCGCCCGAGGCCGCCCCTGAGATCAGCCGGGTGATCCGGAACGCCGGCGTCAGAATTGCAGAAATCGGTCATGTCGAGAAAGGACCGGCCTCATCGGTGCTGATGATCGATGGAAAAGAGCATGGTTTTGATCCGATGTTCAGGGAATCTGCATACACACCCTTGAAGAAGGTCGTCGACCGCCCGGGACGGGATGTCGAAGAGATGCAGGAGGCGGTGCGGCAGGCAGCCACCGCAGCAATGGAGAAGAAGGAACGGGTGCTCGGACGGTTGCTCAAACCATCCGCCCCCTAA
- the pyk gene encoding pyruvate kinase gives MPPIDRLDGTPVLKVEEREEADKGEEKKAGRTRRLPMNKTKIVCTIGPSSSSPQVLADMIRSGMNVARVNFSHGTSDEHRKMIRSIRAVATRLGRTVAILVDLPGPKIRIGRLRLEPTILKRGETITLTTDPASSNLTAIPVDYPDLPSLVTEGTTIYLNDGFLQVKVVRTSEQEVDAKVVIGGPLLSHKGLNLPGVALSIAAVTPEDLAHVDIGLDEGVDTFTISFLERPEDIRILREYAQKRGIKIHIVAKIERAGAVREIDAILAEADAIMIARGDLGVQIPIEDVPGVQKQCILKANRLGVPVITATQMLESMTENILPTRAEVTDVANAILDGSDAVMLSAETATGRYPVETVRMMAKIARSIEAQRTMLKGRSQLEEVLLLTGINRRELTVDDVVSLNVIQAMHALSPRYILTPTRSGRAPRRISRFKPDCWILSFCRDQKVAEFLAFSYGVVPFFVKTDEASWHDRIFDLISDAGLAKTGDLVILTEGSEPDLAGATNSLRIIKFP, from the coding sequence GTGCCACCGATCGACAGACTGGATGGTACACCAGTTTTGAAAGTTGAAGAGCGTGAAGAGGCTGACAAAGGAGAGGAGAAGAAAGCCGGTAGGACCAGGCGTCTACCCATGAATAAGACAAAGATCGTCTGTACAATCGGTCCCTCATCCTCATCACCACAGGTGCTTGCTGACATGATCCGAAGCGGAATGAATGTGGCCCGGGTGAACTTCTCCCACGGAACGAGCGATGAGCACAGGAAAATGATACGAAGTATCAGAGCAGTCGCCACTCGCCTCGGGAGGACGGTGGCAATTCTTGTTGACCTCCCAGGCCCAAAGATCAGGATCGGCAGGTTGAGACTGGAACCAACGATCCTGAAGAGGGGGGAGACGATCACATTAACCACGGACCCGGCCTCTTCGAACCTGACCGCGATCCCGGTGGATTACCCCGACCTCCCCTCACTCGTCACCGAAGGGACCACGATCTATCTGAACGACGGGTTTCTGCAGGTGAAGGTAGTCCGAACCAGCGAACAGGAGGTGGATGCAAAGGTCGTGATCGGTGGACCGCTCCTCTCACATAAGGGACTGAATCTGCCAGGGGTCGCCCTGTCGATCGCCGCAGTGACCCCGGAGGATCTCGCCCATGTCGATATTGGACTGGATGAAGGAGTCGACACCTTCACCATCTCATTCCTTGAGCGCCCGGAAGATATCAGGATACTCCGGGAGTATGCACAGAAGCGGGGCATAAAGATCCATATCGTCGCAAAGATCGAACGGGCTGGAGCGGTCAGGGAGATCGACGCCATTCTTGCCGAAGCAGATGCCATCATGATCGCACGTGGCGACCTGGGCGTTCAGATTCCGATCGAGGATGTGCCTGGAGTTCAGAAACAATGTATCCTGAAGGCAAACCGGCTCGGGGTGCCGGTGATCACCGCCACCCAGATGCTCGAATCGATGACAGAAAATATCCTCCCGACAAGAGCCGAAGTGACCGATGTAGCCAACGCAATTCTGGATGGGTCCGATGCCGTGATGCTCTCCGCTGAGACAGCCACCGGCAGGTACCCGGTTGAGACGGTGCGCATGATGGCAAAGATCGCACGATCGATAGAAGCCCAGCGGACAATGTTGAAGGGCCGTTCCCAGCTTGAGGAGGTGCTGCTGCTTACCGGGATCAACAGGCGCGAACTGACGGTCGACGATGTGGTCTCCCTGAACGTGATCCAGGCGATGCACGCCCTCTCACCCCGGTATATCCTGACCCCCACCAGGAGCGGGAGGGCGCCGAGACGGATATCCCGTTTCAAACCGGACTGCTGGATCCTTTCGTTCTGCAGGGATCAGAAGGTTGCCGAGTTCCTCGCCTTCTCCTACGGCGTGGTGCCGTTCTTTGTTAAAACCGATGAGGCATCCTGGCACGACAGAATCTTTGATCTGATCAGTGATGCCGGACTTGCGAAGACCGGAGATCTCGTGATCCTGACAGAAGGGTCGGAACCGGATCTGGCAGGAGCGACCAACTCCCTGCGGATCATCAAATTCCCCTGA
- a CDS encoding PP2C family serine/threonine-protein phosphatase produces MKIWRAVGASVQGTYHQQIGLPNQDAFGSSAVEGGVAVAVADGHGSARCFRSDRGSAFAVEAALSVSRLFAARTDPIVLLSCDQEYLRAGICTAIVDRWRELVDQDLISRGETGISPSSRYDELADQLLPYGSTLMTVIATQDYLLYLQLGDGDILTISQERTVERPLERDPRLFGNQTTSLCLPEAANDFYTAVASVHDRIPAAVLLATDGLVNSYQSETDFHTAALRLFTEDQHLSELLSWISSTGSGDDITVGMLLHNSE; encoded by the coding sequence GTGAAAATCTGGCGGGCGGTAGGAGCATCAGTTCAGGGAACCTATCACCAGCAAATTGGGCTACCCAACCAGGACGCATTTGGATCTTCTGCTGTGGAAGGCGGAGTTGCCGTGGCGGTGGCCGACGGACACGGATCTGCCCGCTGTTTCAGAAGCGATAGGGGTTCGGCGTTTGCTGTTGAGGCAGCACTTTCAGTTTCCAGACTGTTCGCCGCCAGAACGGACCCGATTGTTCTTCTATCCTGCGATCAGGAGTATCTGAGAGCCGGCATCTGCACAGCGATCGTCGACAGGTGGAGAGAACTGGTGGATCAGGACCTCATCAGCAGAGGTGAAACCGGCATCTCTCCCTCTTCCAGATATGACGAACTCGCGGATCAATTACTCCCCTACGGGTCAACCCTGATGACCGTCATCGCCACACAGGATTATCTGCTGTATCTGCAGCTTGGCGACGGGGATATCCTCACCATCTCACAGGAAAGAACAGTAGAACGTCCACTGGAGCGGGATCCCCGCCTCTTTGGAAACCAGACCACTTCACTCTGTCTACCCGAGGCAGCCAATGATTTTTATACTGCTGTTGCCAGCGTACACGACAGGATACCCGCAGCAGTCCTGCTCGCAACCGACGGGCTGGTCAACTCATACCAGAGTGAAACCGATTTTCATACAGCAGCCCTCAGACTCTTCACTGAAGATCAGCACCTATCAGAACTACTCTCCTGGATATCCTCGACCGGAAGCGGGGACGATATCACCGTCGGGATGCTGCTTCACAATTCTGAATAA
- a CDS encoding DNA-deoxyinosine glycosylase produces MTGKQMIEGKPDLMKRTSSIKDSDPKQGILPIIGSAPVVLVLGSFPSARARTVGEYYANPLNHFWPIIEELFGISRSLSYSERVRLLADQQVALWDMVDSCYQEGSMDSTIYEPALNDIRGFLTTHPTIRLVAANGRTAERFLKRSLGKAGPPAGVTVISLPSTSPANARESFHQKVQRWRVIRDSAVPS; encoded by the coding sequence ATGACAGGGAAGCAGATGATAGAAGGAAAGCCTGATCTGATGAAGAGAACCAGCAGTATAAAAGACTCCGATCCAAAGCAGGGTATCCTTCCAATAATCGGCTCGGCCCCGGTCGTGCTAGTCCTCGGTTCATTTCCAAGTGCCCGGGCACGGACTGTAGGAGAATATTATGCGAATCCTCTGAACCATTTCTGGCCGATCATCGAGGAACTCTTTGGGATCTCCCGGTCACTCTCGTATTCCGAGAGAGTCCGTCTGCTCGCTGATCAGCAGGTGGCGCTCTGGGATATGGTCGACTCCTGTTATCAGGAGGGTTCGATGGACAGTACGATATATGAGCCGGCTCTGAACGATATTCGTGGATTTTTGACAACCCATCCGACCATCCGCCTGGTCGCAGCCAATGGGAGGACCGCCGAACGGTTTCTGAAACGGTCGCTGGGGAAGGCGGGACCGCCTGCCGGTGTGACCGTCATCTCCCTCCCCTCAACCAGTCCTGCCAACGCTCGCGAATCCTTTCATCAGAAGGTGCAACGATGGCGGGTGATCCGGGACTCTGCGGTCCCTTCATAA
- a CDS encoding 4Fe-4S dicluster domain-containing protein: MSAVDDRNDSHSTPQRFGLLRQKEKGYYSVRVKAVAGNCTAPQLALIGELATRYGRGYISLTTRLNLEIPWVKIADVPVVCAALDEAGLSTGSTGRNVRAIVCCKGTVCPHGLYDTQETCRELDRIYYGKPLPAKFKIGIAGCPNNCTKAQFNDIGIMGQRVPQFEASNCTGCGACVVACKARALLLDEDGTLLFRQSLCLNCGTCIDRCPHNAVRLLAEGVTLFIGGTAGRRVMAGLPLGMRIPLSACPALVEAVLVVFLQYGEPGERFRSMMERVGPELVLSTIRDVVQEL; this comes from the coding sequence ATGTCTGCTGTTGATGATCGGAATGATTCACACTCTACACCACAGAGGTTCGGCCTTCTCCGGCAGAAGGAGAAGGGGTATTATTCAGTCCGGGTGAAGGCCGTTGCAGGGAACTGCACCGCCCCGCAGCTCGCCCTGATCGGGGAGCTGGCGACCCGGTACGGGCGGGGATACATCTCGCTGACCACCCGGCTCAACCTTGAGATTCCCTGGGTGAAGATCGCCGACGTCCCGGTGGTCTGTGCTGCCCTGGATGAGGCCGGCCTCTCCACCGGGTCCACCGGCCGGAATGTCCGTGCAATTGTCTGTTGCAAGGGAACGGTCTGCCCGCATGGCCTCTATGATACCCAGGAGACCTGTCGGGAGCTGGACCGGATATACTACGGCAAACCATTGCCGGCCAAGTTCAAGATCGGGATCGCGGGTTGTCCAAACAACTGTACAAAGGCGCAGTTCAACGACATCGGGATCATGGGTCAGCGCGTACCTCAGTTCGAGGCGTCGAACTGCACCGGCTGCGGGGCCTGTGTGGTCGCCTGTAAGGCCCGGGCGCTCCTGCTCGATGAGGACGGTACCCTTCTGTTCCGACAGAGCCTCTGCCTGAACTGTGGTACCTGCATAGATCGCTGCCCTCACAATGCTGTTCGTCTGCTGGCCGAAGGCGTCACGCTCTTCATCGGGGGGACCGCCGGCCGGCGGGTGATGGCCGGCCTTCCCCTTGGCATGAGGATTCCGCTCTCAGCATGTCCCGCTCTGGTGGAAGCCGTGCTCGTTGTCTTTTTGCAGTACGGAGAACCCGGCGAGCGCTTCCGCTCGATGATGGAACGGGTCGGGCCGGAACTGGTGCTCAGCACGATCAGAGATGTCGTTCAGGAACTCTGA
- a CDS encoding serine/threonine-protein kinase: protein MKPAQFLLVLLLLGVLLVCALPAEAAPIALPSPPQFHLTHNNTTPGITEIPPPVDRVMDRTISGVALFLLYVGISLLLLIILMIRAGRRMDPHLTIPINEEQPMFDLAYLVLAMVSAVGVLWLLTVNSELLIRIDLYGIIGLICCFPSVFFSLFSIRIAIGTKRLQVQQSMLLIHLLVAIIAAILLSLLLLLIPASWELPSLALTYISLIAGAVLSAGQFLHHRERHMFATIAPMQALQSGADDQKTLIPSANEEGLLTEKGIPEAITSQYTDLKPAATGGVASVFSATRRSDGMKVALKLPLRHDLATGAGFLKEIRIWEHLNHPNIVRLTHVYLLPTLCLEMEYVPYRLTEQIGSITPARAILIAKGILNGLEYAHLHGYSHCDIKPENILLTEEGMEGIPKITDWGLSEHAGEKTGIACTAFTPWYAAPEQIAPELYGLPGPATDLYQVGVLLYLMLTSAHPFAGKDTDSTCRMILNDSPLPLSAHQPDLAPLDEVLFKCLARNPKDRYSSAAELSADLVRIHQQNEGRAQ from the coding sequence ATGAAGCCGGCTCAATTCCTGCTGGTTCTGCTGCTTTTAGGTGTGCTTCTGGTGTGTGCTCTCCCGGCAGAAGCCGCCCCGATAGCACTGCCATCCCCTCCCCAGTTTCATCTGACGCATAACAATACCACCCCGGGAATCACCGAGATCCCACCTCCAGTAGATAGGGTGATGGATAGAACCATCTCCGGGGTGGCTCTGTTTCTGCTCTATGTCGGGATTTCATTATTACTGTTGATCATCCTGATGATACGAGCCGGGCGGAGGATGGACCCGCATCTCACCATCCCAATCAACGAAGAACAACCGATGTTTGACCTCGCCTATCTGGTCCTGGCCATGGTCTCTGCTGTCGGGGTTCTCTGGTTGTTGACCGTGAACAGTGAATTATTGATTCGAATCGATCTCTACGGGATCATCGGACTGATCTGCTGCTTCCCGAGCGTCTTCTTCTCGCTCTTCTCAATCCGGATTGCAATCGGAACAAAGCGGTTACAGGTGCAGCAGAGCATGCTTCTGATCCACCTGCTCGTGGCCATCATCGCTGCGATCCTGCTCAGTCTCCTCCTGCTCCTGATCCCGGCATCATGGGAACTCCCGTCACTGGCACTCACGTACATCTCCCTGATCGCCGGAGCGGTACTCTCAGCTGGACAATTCCTCCATCATCGAGAACGACACATGTTTGCCACCATCGCACCGATGCAGGCGCTCCAGTCTGGTGCTGATGATCAGAAGACTCTCATTCCATCTGCAAATGAGGAAGGGCTCCTCACAGAGAAGGGTATTCCCGAGGCGATCACCTCCCAGTACACCGACCTGAAGCCGGCAGCAACCGGAGGGGTGGCAAGTGTCTTCTCTGCAACCCGGCGAAGCGACGGAATGAAGGTCGCCCTGAAACTCCCACTCAGGCATGATCTCGCAACTGGTGCGGGATTCTTAAAAGAGATCCGGATCTGGGAGCATCTGAACCATCCCAACATCGTCCGGCTCACCCATGTGTACCTGCTCCCAACCCTCTGCCTGGAGATGGAGTATGTTCCTTATCGACTCACCGAACAGATAGGGTCTATCACCCCAGCACGGGCCATCCTGATTGCAAAAGGAATCCTGAACGGACTTGAATATGCGCACCTGCACGGATACAGCCACTGCGATATCAAGCCGGAAAATATCCTGCTCACCGAAGAGGGGATGGAAGGGATCCCAAAGATCACCGACTGGGGACTCTCCGAACATGCCGGCGAGAAGACCGGGATTGCGTGCACCGCCTTTACCCCATGGTATGCAGCTCCAGAACAGATCGCTCCCGAACTGTACGGTCTTCCTGGGCCGGCCACCGATCTCTATCAGGTCGGAGTGCTGCTGTATCTGATGCTGACCAGTGCCCATCCCTTTGCAGGGAAAGACACCGACAGCACCTGCAGAATGATCCTGAACGATAGTCCACTTCCCCTGTCTGCTCATCAGCCCGACCTGGCCCCCCTTGATGAGGTGCTCTTCAAATGTCTGGCCCGGAATCCAAAGGACCGGTACAGTTCCGCAGCCGAACTCTCCGCAGACCTTGTGAGAATTCATCAGCAGAACGAAGGTAGAGCACAGTAA